TCAAAGTGCATACGTTTAGCCCTTAGGATTGTCTGAGGGTACTCTCCTAATTTGCACCTCTATTTGGTATATTACCTAAATCTCTCAAAATAGTAAAAGCCCAAAATATAATAACACCAAAATTTGTTAATTTTCTGGATGAAAATGAAAGCAAAGTAAGAGTTAATGAAGTTTTGTTGGAAATAATGAGAAATGAATTTATGTTTAATGATATTTAAGGATTTATATTTAATTTTAGCTGTTCATGATGGTTAACAAAATTTAAGATATTGAATTTTTGTAAATAAGTAAATGTAATGTTTTCTTAAGTTTTAAAAATAAAATTGTTAATTATTTTTTTTTTAAATAGCGCATTCAAAAAATTATAATTATTTGTAAATAATTAAAATTACGAAGCATTGAATATGAATAATGTTAAATTGGGAAGATGAGAGAAATGATAGATTTTTGTTTGACCACAAAGTTGAAGTCATCTTTGTAGACACCTAAGTTAAAGTATTAATGTTATATAATTTTTAGATTGGTCATATATATGACTTTTTCATGCATAACAAATGTTTTTGCTTCGTCATGCAGATGCAGTACAATGTTAGTTGATTAATTATCGGAAAAAACAATGTGTTGATTACGGTTAATTATATAGTTGTATGATTAATTATTCATAACACGACTTTCTGTCTCTTGGCATCAGTGAGATATAGTTTATATATTTATAACTAAACGAAAATACAAACAGTGAACATATAAAATCACAGTAAATTTATCCCAAGGTCAAGTGTCGTTCATAGCCTTTGATAAATCTATTATGGAGTTGTGGTTTGGCATTTTTTTTGTTTGACTGTATATTAAGCTATACTAACATTGTTTAATAATTTTCAGCAAGGTGACTCATTACAAATTATAAAGCATATATATTAGTTACGATCATACCCACTGTAAAACCATATCTGTTCTTATGAAAAGGTTAAGGATAATAGTCAACTGTAACCTTTCCATGTATTTTATTTTCATAACAAAACTACATTAACTGTCTTCATTGTACTGCATGATGCAATTATCAACGTTGTATCTGCTTGCTTTATTCTTTGTTTCCATCTTTAATATAGTCATCACTGTTGTCTCCAACACCATGATTATTCCTAATTACGCATAAATTTCTTCTCCGTATAATTTTCGGTATCCTGAGTATTTGATCTGAGTCCAAAGGAAAACAAGAAAGATTAGCTGAGCCCAATGCACAAATTACATGCGGCTTTGAATATAATAGCAAGCAAAGTAGCACTAACTCCATTTATATTGGAATAAGACAGTAGAATAGACACAACATACATAAATTCTCCAAGTGTTAGATACAATACTGCACTAAAAGAGTACACCTTGATATACAAAGACATTACGAGTTTTATACTTTTATCATAAGCAGACACCATAACTAAGCTCGTCTCTTCTGATGACTTTATAATTCCTATCTCTTTCTGGATCCTTGTCTTTGTCAAACTCTTTCCTTTCAACTAGACTCCCTATGCTTACCATCGCTTTTACTACTAGTCTTCTTCGTTTCCTAAACCATCTCCTCCATCTCTTCTACTAGATGCCTTGGTAAAATGAAGAGAAATCTATCATTCTCTGAGCTATGTTTAGATGCCAAATCTTATTGAGAAAGTAACACTACCTTCTGATGAATTGTCAAAGAAAGATAATGAGTTCCGTAGATTGCTTCTTCAGCGAAACAATTATTGGTGTTAATCCCTTTTAACATTTTGTTTTACAAAATGCGAGATTGAAGCTACCAAGTTAATTTTATGAGGAATCTGAACGTATAATATGGTGGGAGTAAAAAAGGCTAAATGATCCATTTGCTATCTTCATTGGACTGCATGATCCATTGAAACTGCTTGATTTATTCTCTGTTTTCATTTTATGTTTATAACATAATTAGTTGGAAGAACAGATATGGTGTAACAGAAAGAAAAACAGACTCAGTATCCAAATCTAAGACTTGATAATATGTTGTGGTGGAATGTAGAAAGGGGCACTACATGTATAAGATCTACTCCAGACTCTTGTGGATTTCAGACAGACGAAACCTGATTCGTCGAAATCTATGAAATCGACACTGTTAGGGAGCAAATCAGGAAAGGAAGTAGCAGGGACACAGAAAGGTTCAGACAATGAAAGGAATATGTTAAGATCTCCAATGTCTTGAGTGTAGACAGCGTTTCCTTCATCGTCTAGCTTGTACACCATTAAAGTTTTGGTTCTCATTCTAGCGATACCAGCCTTGGTGATCTTGATTGTCTTCTTGTACTGCTTGACCAAGAAAGTTTCACCCGTGGGTCGTGATTCCACCAAGTGCTCGCTCCTGCAGCACAAATCCATAAGATTCTGTTTAGCCTTGGTGAGCTTGGGCATGTTTTTAAACCGCAACCTCTGAAACGTGGGGTTATTGCTGGGTTTGTAGGGATCCCATGAACCGATGAGATGGCCTCCAGATCCGGGAATACGAAACATATTGTCTTTCTTGGAAAACATGACACGGGAGGAGTAGAAGCAGGGGTTTTCGATCTTGATGTTGGTCCACTCTGGTTTACCACTCTTACCGGCTGGTTTGCAAAAGCTGAGCTGCGGTCCCAAGAACTTGATAGCCACGACACAGTCCTCATCATCCTCTGGAGAAGATGAGGACACTGACACGTTGGTGATGATTTTGGTTTGGCAATGAGGCAGAGTCACCAGAGGAGGCAGTGGGATGCGTTTCGGATTTGTATCAGAAGCAACAGGGTTGAAATCGTCTTGGAGACGCAGCACTCCATCTTCCTTTAGAGTAGCTATCCAGCCACCGGATGCCCCTATTATTATCTTTGAGTCTTCATCATCCACTAACTCCAGAGGCACCTTCTTCTCCAAATCCTTGCACTCAAGTTCATTTAAATTCATTACCACAAGTTTTCCGAGATCCCCTCCACAGGGCTCGGCCAAGACGATTCTACAAGGAGGGGTTTGAAGCAAGGAAGTTGAGAATCCTCTAGAGTGAAGAAGAAGAGAGGATCTCACGGACACATGAGGTTTCCCAAGTCCGAGACTCGAGAGCCGTCTCAGAAGCATAGACATATGGGAGCGAAAAGAGATCTAAAAGAGAGAGAGCGAGAGAGATAAAAAGAGGAATCTAGCTGAAGAGTTGATGTTAGGTTCATCTTCTCCATTAATACCAGAGGACCAGCCTTGGCCACCAAGTATTCGTTTTCAATAAATGGACCAGACACAATCTTAACTTGATATTTTATTTCAACTAAAAGTATCTTTGACTTGCCTTTTTTTCCTTTTATTATNNNNNNNNNNNNNNNNNNNNNNNNNNNNNNNNNNNNNNNNNNNNNNNNNNNNNNNNNNNNNNNNNNNNNNNNNNNNNNNNNNNNNNNNNNNNNNNNNNNNNNNNNNNNNNNNNNNNNNNNNNNNNNNNNNNNNNNNNNNNNNNNNNNNNNNNNNNNNNNNNNNNNNNNNNNNNNNNNNNNNNNNNNNNNNNNNNNNNNNNNNNNNNNNNNNNNNNNNNNNNNNNNNNNNNNNNNNNNNNNNNNNNNNNNNNNNNNNNNNNNNNNNNNNNNNNNNNNNNNNNNNNNNNNNNNNNNNNNNNNNNNNNNNNNNNNNNNNNNNNNNNNNNNNNNNNNNNNNNNNNNNNNNNNNNNNNNNNNNNNNNNNNNNNNNNNNNNNNNNNNNNNNNNNNNNNNNNNNNNNNNNNNNNNNNNNNNNNNNNNNNNNNNNNNNNNNNNNNNNNNNNNNNNNNNNNNNNNNNNNNNNNNNNNNNNNNNNNNNNNNNNNNNNNNNNNNNNNNNNNNNNNNNNNNNNNNNNNNNNNNNNNNNNNNNNNNNNNNNNNNNNNNNNNNNNNNNNNNNNNNNNNNNNNNNNNNNNNNNNNNNNNNNNNNNNNNNNNNNNNNNNNNNNNNNNNNNNNNNNNNNNNNNNNNNNNNNNNNNNNNNNNNNNNNNNNNNNNNNNNNNNNNNNNNNNNNNNNNNNNNNNNNNNNNNNNNNNNNNNNNNNNNNNNNNNNNNNNNNNNNNNNNNNNNNNNNNNNNNNNNNNNNNNNNNNNNNNNNNNNNNNNNNNNNNNNNNNNNNNNNNNNNNNNNNNNNNNNNNNNNNNNNNNNNNNNNNNNNNNNNNNNNNNNNNNNNNNNNNNNNNNNNNNNNNNNNNNNNAACTTTGAAACCCAACAAATTGCAGTACCGCCAAAGGTGTAGACATACCCGGTTGTTCTCTTCGTGCTGTCAATGTCACCTCCATTGTCAGCATCAACATATCCTTGCAATCCCATCTTAGACTTCGTGAAACATAGCAATAAGCTTGGATTTCCTTTTAGATATCTGAAAATCCACTTAACGGCTTCCCATTTTTCCTTTCATGGATTGCTCATAAATCTGCTGACGACTCCCACTGCATGTGCAATGTNNNNNNNNNNNNNNNNNNNNNNNNNNNNNNNNNNNNNNNNNNNNNNNNNNNNNNNNNNNNNNNNNNNNNNNNNNNNNNNNNNNNNNNNNNNNNNNNNNNNNNNNNNNNNNNNNNNNNNNNNNNNNNNNNNNNNNNTACTAACTGGCTTCGCGTCATCCATGTTAAACCTCTTGAGGACTTTCTTCACATACTCCTCTTGTGATAGCTCAAGACCTTCCTTGCTTCTACTGATTCTCATCCCTAGAATCTATCTTGCTTCTCCAAGGTCTTTCATCGCAAACTCTTCTGAGAGTTTTGTTTTCAAGCTATTGATCTCGTGCAAGTCAGCTCCTACTATCAGCATGTCATCGACATATAGGAGCAATATCAAGTAGGACTCTTCAAGCGTCTTGAAGTAACAACAGTGGTCAGCTTCACACCTCAAGAAACCAACACCTTTAATAAAGTTGTCGAACCGTTTATACCACTGTCTTGGAGCTTGTTTTAAGCCGTACAAACTCCTTTTCAGCTTGCAAACAAGGCTTTCCTTCCCTTTGATCTCAAAGCCTTCGGGTTGCTTCATATAAAGTTCCTTATCCAAATCACCCTGAAGAAATGTTGTCTTCACATCCATCTGCTGAAGATGCAGATCATCTTGTGCTACCAGCCCAAGAACCGTTCTGATGGTCACCATCTTGACTACAAGAGAGAAGATTTCAGTGTAGTAAACGCCTTCTTTTTGTTGGAATCCCTTCACAACAAGCCTCGCTTTATAGCGCTTACTCCTATCAGGTTCTTCTTTTATTCGGGAGACCCACTTTTTATGCAATGCCTTTTTCTCCTTAGGCAAATCTGCTAACTCCCACGTGTGATTGGATAACAACGAGTCCATCTCGTCGTTCATTGCAAGCTCCCACTTGATCGACTCATCAACTTGCATAGCTTCCTCATAACATTCAGGCTCGCCTCTGTCTGTGAGCAGAATGTAGTTGAGCGATAGAGAAAATCTTACTGGCTTTCTAATGATTCTGCTTGACCGTCGTAACTCCGTGACTGGTGTATATGGAACCACTTCAGAATCATTACTTTCTTCAGCTTCACCACTCTCGTCTTGAGAGATTTCTTCTTCTGCTGTTGCGGTATCCTGTGGCAACCCCGGTGTCAAGATATCTTCTAAGTCAACAGCTCCAGGCTATTTCCTCTCCGAGCCTTCTCTTAACTTATCCTTGTACAACGCTTCTTCGTTGAACGCAACATTCTTGCTGCAGATGATCTTCCTATTTTCATCATCCCAAAACCGGTAACCAAACTCCGCGTTACCATAGCCGATGAAATAACACTTCTTAGACTTCGAGTCAAGTTTACTTCTTGCAGCATCATCAATATGAACATAAACTAAGCATCCAAACACCTTTAGATAACAAAATGTTTACTTTCTTTCCGCTCCAAACTTCTTCAGGGATCTTAAATCCCAATGATACAGACGGTCCTCTGTTTATCAAGAAGGCTGCGGTATTGATTGCATCTGCCCAAAACGTCTTTGGNNNNNNNNNNNNNNNNNNNNNNNNNNNNNNNNNNNNNNNNNNNNNNNNNNNNNNNNNNNNNNNNNNNNNNNNNNNNNNNNNNNNNNNNNNNNNNNNNNNNNNNNNNNNNNNNNNNNNNNNNNNNNNNNNNNNNNNNNNNNNNNNNNNNNNNNNNNNNNNNNNNNNNNNNNNNNNNNNNNNNNNNNNNNNNNNNNNNNNNNNNNNNNNNNNNNNNNNNNNNNNNNNNNNNNNNNNNNNNNNNNNNNNNNNNNNNNNNNNNNNNNNNNNNNNNNNNNNNN
This genomic interval from Brassica oleracea var. oleracea cultivar TO1000 chromosome C2, BOL, whole genome shotgun sequence contains the following:
- the LOC106327315 gene encoding uncharacterized protein LOC106327315 isoform X2, encoding MSMLLRRLSSLGLGKPHVSVRSSLLLHSRGFSTSLLQTPPCRIVLAEPCGGDLGKLVVMNLNELECKDLEKKVPLELVDDEDSKIIIGASGGWIATLKEDGVLRLQDDFNPVASDTNPKRIPLPPLVTLPHCQTKIITNVSVSSSSPEDDEDCVVAIKFLGPQLSFCKPAGKSGKPEWTNIKIENPCFYSSRVMFSKKDNMFRIPGSGGHLIGSWDPYKPSNNPTFQRSEHLVESRPTGETFLVKQYKKTIKITKAGIARMRTKTLMVYKLDDEGNAVYTQDIGDLNIFLSLSEPFCVPATSFPDLLPNSVDFIDFDESGFVCLKSTRVWSRSYTCSAPFYIPPQHIIKS
- the LOC106327315 gene encoding uncharacterized protein LOC106327315 isoform X1 — translated: MSMLLRRLSSLGLGKPHVSVRSSLLLHSRGFSTSLLQTPPCRIVLAEPCGGDLGKLVVMNLNELECKDLEKKVPLELVDDEDSKIIIGASGGWIATLKEDGVLRLQDDFNPVASDTNPKRIPLPPLVTLPHCQTKIITNVSVSSSSPEDDEDCVVAIKFLGPQLSFCKPAGKSGKPEWTNIKIENPCFYSSRVMFSKKDNMFRIPGSGGHLIGSWDPYKPSNNPTFQRLRFKNMPKLTKAKQNLMDLCCRSEHLVESRPTGETFLVKQYKKTIKITKAGIARMRTKTLMVYKLDDEGNAVYTQDIGDLNIFLSLSEPFCVPATSFPDLLPNSVDFIDFDESGFVCLKSTRVWSRSYTCSAPFYIPPQHIIKS